One genomic segment of Salminus brasiliensis chromosome 6, fSalBra1.hap2, whole genome shotgun sequence includes these proteins:
- the LOC140556902 gene encoding uncharacterized protein, protein MDRNNQRGRVRVRGGRGGRGGRGGMRRRTNISDEIRATVIDHVLVHGLTMREAGLRVQPNLSRFTVSTIVRRFREENRITRLPHQGGRPSMLSPRQETLIVDMVRQNNSVKLCEIQQKIIDDHVNFEGITSISISTIDRVLKHNRMRMKQLYRVPFERNSERVKEQRFHYVQRVFQLDSSEQPHEYIYMDEAGFNLTKRRRRGRNVIGQRAIVTVPGQRGGNVTLCAAISNHGVLHHHAILGPYNTQHLLSFLSDLRDIVLGFQQQDHEQTEHPVYVIVWDNVSFHHAVQVREWFTRNQEFLNVFLPPYSPFLNPTEEFFSSWRWKVYDRQPYTRENLLQAMELACNDIGVDACQAWIRHTRSYYPRCLARENVACDVDEVLWPDPAHRHDVIE, encoded by the exons ATGGACAGAAACAATCAGAGAGGcagagtaagagtaagaggtggaagaggtggaagaggaggaaggGGAGGTATGAGACGAAGAACAAATATTTCAGATGAAATACGGGCAACTGTCATAGACCATGTTCTTGTCCACGGGTTGACAATGAGGGAAGCGGGACTTCGAGTTCAGCCCAACCTAAGCAGATTCACTGTGTCCACCATAGTCCGAAGATTCAGAGAAGAGAACAG AATTACCAGATTGccacatcagggagggaggccATCTATGTTGTCCCCACGCCAAGAGACCCTCATTGTTGACATGGTCCGTCAGAACAATTCAGTCAAACtctgtgaaatacagcagaagaTCATTGACGACCATGTTAATTTTGAAGGCATCACCAGTATCAGCATTTCCACCATTGATCGTGTCCTAAAACACAACAGGATGCGGATGAAGCAACTGTACAGAGTACCCTTTGAGCGCAACTCAGAAAGGGTCAAGGAGCAAAGATTCCACTATGTACAG AGAGTGTTTCAACTGGATTCCTCAGAACAACCacatgaatatatttatatggaTGAAGCTGGGTTCAATCTGAccaaaaggaggaggagaggccGGAATGTGATTGGCCAACGAGCCATTGTTACAGTTCCTGGCCAGCGTGGTGGCAATGTCACTTTATGTGCTGCAATCAGCAATCATGGTGTTCTCCACCATCATGCCATATTGGGGCCATACAACACTCAACACCTCCTGTCATTTTTAAGTGATCTTCGGGATATTGTGTTAGGGTTTCAGCAGCAGGATCATGAACAGACAGAGCATCCTGTCTATGTCATTGTGTGGGATAATGTGAGTTTTCACCATGCCGTGCAGGTCAGAGAGTGGTTCACTAGAAACCAAGAATTCCTGAATGTCTTCCTACCACCATACTCCCCTTTCCTCAATCCAACAGAGGAGTTCTTCTCTTCATGGCGCTGGAAGGTTTATGACCGACAACCCTACACCAGGGAAAATCTCTTGCAGGCCATGGAACTGGCCTGTAATGATATAGGTGTGGATGCATGCCAAGCGTGGATCCGGCACACTAGAAGTTATTACCCACGCTGCCTGGCAAGGGAGAATGTGGCCTGTGATGTAGATGAAGTCCTGTGGCCTGACCCAGCACATCGACATGATGTTATAGAGTAG